In the genome of Paralichthys olivaceus isolate ysfri-2021 chromosome 10, ASM2471397v2, whole genome shotgun sequence, the window GGCCCTCACAGCTCACTTGTTGACAGGCTGCATGTCAGAGGGAGGCATGTGGAGCTTTAGTCTACCTCCTTTTgcactgtgagtgagtgtgtgtgtgtgtgtgtgcgggggggggggggggacacaaaACGGTTCAGAAATGGTTGAAATGAACTGAACTCTGGCTTCAAATTTCTCATGGATACATTAGTGGGTTTTCATATGTTACATCTCCAGCTCTTCATCAGCAGGGAGAATAGCAGCCATTAATCTGTGTTGCCTCTGgatttatttctttcatttgcaTGTAAATAAAAGCTGCTTTATAGCCACAAGGTCGGCTGTGTGGCCACtgtctgtacacacacaagcacaaacacacacacacacacacacacacacacacacacacacacacacattgtctggCTTAACTGGTATTTGGACATATCTAATTGCTTTGAAATTTGCATCACACATTGGtttgacacaaatacacactatGTTTTTATTACGCAATTATGCATGAATGGAGTGAAAAAGCAGGGCTGATGTGAATAAATGATCTCATCCTTTCACTTTGTTTCTATTTGAAAATCACAAAGGCTCTCCATATGAAAGTAAATCTCCCGTTCTCCCTAGTGATCTGAGGCTAGCagcagaatgaaagaaaacaggcAGAGGCAAAGATCCAGTCTGCCTGTCACAACATTTACCTTTGAATTTGACAAATTGATCTCAGCCtaccttctgttttttttttttgaaagaggGGGGAATACTTTCTTTGGAAAGACTCCAGAGCGAAGTATTTCTATAAGGGGAGTATGAAGTTATGGATGACAGATGACCTACAGGGTAAAGGAAATAGCTGGGTTTCATCAGGAAGATGCTCACTCGATAAGTACTTTGGTCTGCAATAATTACACAGTGGACTGCTGTCAGAAGCAGCAACATGGCTCTCAGTTAACCATccatctatatctatctatctatctatctgactgtctgtccatctattacaattaaaaacaagtatatTTTTCAAACAATTTTGTTGCAGAATAAATTCTTTGTACAAAAACACCTTCTCATCACTTAAGTTCTACAGTCCACTCTATGACATAGATGTGATAGGCAAACAGTTGTAGGAAGTTGAAGTGATGATTAATTTCTGTTCACAAATTAACTGGAGGGCACTTCTGTATTCCACATATCTTTTCCTTATTGGCAGTTTAAAATCCCATCTGTTCATCTTTCTAAATAATGATCAACTCCGTAAGGATATGTGCTAAAGCCTCCACCCTGTAGAATTAGAGGACAATAGCTGTACATTTATTTGGACTACAACAGCTGAAAATGGGAAAGGAAAAAGAGGATCATTATATTTGAAGACTGCTgctttagtttttattaatacAAATCCATGTGCCTTTTTCAAGACATTGTCAGAACCTCACAATAAACAAATCTGGATGTCACATATAAATTTAGTTggataatttatttttatttagactacttaatttatattttatttctatattgaGTAAAACACCATGTTCATACTGTATGTTAAAATTAGAACGATGGCTACaattattttatgtaaaatctAACCAAATACCAAGAAATAGGATTTAATGTTAGGCTGAATCTATAGCTAATAGGGCAGGTTTAGGTAAATGGGAAAGTGgaaatcaataaattaaaatagaCATCAAAATTGCTATTTTGtgtattagttttttttaacgaATTATTTTTTTAGAAAATGGGCCGACATTTAGGCTGCTTCATCAATTGTTGTGTTCATGATCTCctatgaaatgttgttttttacgCCTCTATGGGGATGAGAGTACAGACCGAGGACATGGCCTTAACCCGGCTGGGTATGAGTGTGTTACAAAGGGGAAATTCCCTCTCCTGTAGATCCAGcacttctatgtgtgtgtttctactaCTCATGAAATGACTGAACACAGAGACGGAGAGGCAATTTCATGCTCTGCAACGCTTTGAACAGCGCTGATAGCAGCGCGTCTCGCAATGTAAATCCGTCTCTTTCCAAAGAACTATGAATATAGATTCAGTTGTCCCAGTCACTCGAACAAATGCACcgcgcacgtacacacacacacacggacatttCTCgatttaataactgaatattGGGTCTGACCCGCTAGCGAATAGGGGTCTGTCTGATTCTTGGTGATTTCTTTTTCCGTTATAAAAGTATGAATTCGGAAACGtagtttaaaaatacatatgcGAATCCATCCACACTTTCTCCTAGAAGCGGCTCACATATGTGTCACATTGTCTAATGCTGTGTGGTGTGCCTGCAGGTCTGTACACCTCTGTAGCTCTACCTGCCAAAATAAGGCAACACCAGAGGGGCCAAATACTCCTCCATCTGCaagcttttttgtttgtgttattgttcgCACTGTCAGGActcatgaatttattttaaaataattgtaaatcctaaataataataataataataatttgaccTCATGTGTTTGACTAAAGCCTTGACTTTTAGGATGATATTTCTGAATGGATTGTAATTTTACACTGAcaccgtctgtgtgtgtgtgtgtgtactcaggaGGGAAAACatttggagaggaggatgaggtatttttcttttaagttgATGAAAATGtccaataaatgtttaaaataaaaatctttggtTATTGCGGAGACGGGGTCTGTTCACTCCCGTCCAGAGGAGAATAATTTGAGCCACAAACAAAGCCTGCAGTGAAGAAAACCCGTTCCTTATTCCCCATCTTCATCATTAAATAAGATACTATGTATTTACAATGTAcagagtgtgtgaatgagagcgGTAAAGACCGGACCTCTCAGTCGCTGTCCTCCTTGTCTTCCTGTACGGTGGTGGTGGAATGGTTGTAGAGTCCCTGCGCCATCAGCTGCAACGCAAGCCCGTTCTTGAAGCCGCTGGCCTTTTTAATCTTGGCCCGCTTGTTCTGAAACCATATTTTGATCTGGGACTCGTTGAGATTGAGCTCATGGGCCAAAGACTGCCGCCGTTGCTCCGTAATGTAGCGGTTCACCTGAAACTCCGTCTTGAGTCTCTGGAGCTGCTCGGCCGTGAAGGCCGTGCGCGGCCGCTTGTCCTCTTTGCCGCTTTTCGACTTTTTCAGTTTCCGTGTCCTTGGGCCTGCAGTAAGGGTGAAAGGACGGGAAAGcggaaatataaatattcaacGCATTTTGATAATTAGATAAACAAACAACCTATTCGGATTTTTTTTCATCGGCTTGTGTGTTCGTGCTTGTAGGCCTTTTATGCACTGTAGGCCTATTCAGAAAAATATCATGTTTTATCCATTGCAttgtatttttacaaattactattactattattattattataagtagtagtagtagaagatGTGAGACTGTGTGAGTCAATGAGCAGCTAGATGTGACTTGCCGTCTTCTTGTGACTGCGTGTTTGACTAAAGCAGCTGAAGCCCtgctttattatatttttttggtGCAGTCACGTGAATCATGATGctaacattcacacacatctaaCAGGCTTGtttataaatgacaaaaaactcGGACTCATCATAATAATGAAACCAAGTTAAAGATAATCCAGACCGGACAAGGTTTGATTCAAAAACGTCTTCAGGGTAGTAAAATATATACCGTTTATACCTGGATTCTATGCAGAGTCTTTGTTAAGAATAATATTCTTTCTGAACAAGGCAGGGTGAAAAATGATTTCCATCAGTAGCTAAAGGCTATAACAAAAATACTATGTTCTATATAAATcacaattgtttttatttcaaaacgTTTTGCTGTTTAGCAAGTGTTTGTCAGTctttaaaatttaaagaaatatggactgataaaaacattttatcatatAGATATATTTGACTAAAGGAACTCGTTTAGGTTCAGTGCGTCTTCTGTATATTTCACAAAGCTATGTTAATATTTTGGTGAAATTAAAAGCTGGACCCAAATCAAGAAGCGCTCGATTAATTCTACATATTTCCTGTTGCGAGACATGGATCATTTACCTTTAATTCCATAGTCTATTGTTCCGCCGTGCATCACTGGCAGCGGCTCCGCTCCACCTCAACAGCCTCAGGGAGAGGACAACAGAGGTGGAAAAGACAAGAGCCCATCTCCCAGCGATCACAGGGGGGAAAGCCTTTATAGCAATAGAACAGGTTTACTGTCGATTCGCACATCAGGACTCTGAACCAAAACATGTGTCACACAAAAGATGCGCTGTCATCTGTACAAGCTTAATCCTAAAGGGTCAATGCTACTAGCTGTGTGTTTAAAATAACCTACTGTGTTTACGAGATGGGTACGTGTCTCAAATAATTTGTGTCAAGCTGCAGGGTCATGCCGTGTCATTTACTCATAAGTTTGTGTTGACAAGTTCTAACTTAAATTGACAAATAAGGAAATCGGAGCTGTTTATTTTACTTGCAACGTAATTTAAAGTAAAttgttattcacatttattttaggtttttttattttcgttGATGGGAGATTTCATGCAGTCTATTATCTGATGTGtttgattaattattaattcatttctATAGGAATATAAATCCTAGAGGATTCAGAAAAAACTGTAAGGAATCAAAATGCAGGTTAACTTTGAGCTggcaacacaaataaatgttcacagattttctttaaaacacaccAAATAACCACCATCGTATTTGATCGTAGGATTAAAATGAACGTTTTTTATTTCGCTTCTGTGTGTATTCGGGTTAAATTAGATagcaataacaaaaacattatattaaatgtgttttgtttatgcTCGTGTTTTTTGATAGAAAACCAAAAAATTTAAGCTTGTGTATACCAAACTGAAGTGAGTTCAACGTATTATTATGCctccatttaaaaaaggaactggacgctcacatttgttttcttcatgaaACTATTGCCTTACCAGATGAGGGCCTATCCGAGTACCTGGTGCAGTAGACCCAGGCAGGCCAGAGCAGCGGCTGGGTCTCAGGTGTGGGCGCCCCGGTGCCGTTCAGCACCACAAGCGAGGAAGAGTTGTTCTCTCCGTCCCCTCCGCCATTCCTCTCCTCGGCTTTCACACTGTTGTTCCCATCGGAGACGGCGGCAGCATCTCCTTCGTCACTGCCAATGTTCTTTTGGGGACTCACCAAAGAAGCCGAGGAGGTGGAAGACGAAATGCTGTCACTACTGCAGTTGGAGTCCTGACACAGTGTCCCTGGAATGCTTGGTCTGCTGCGCTCCCGGCCGGAGGTGTGAGCCCTCTCCCGTGAGCCAAGGCCGAGCTCCTTCTTACTGCCGAAGTCCGGTCGTAGAATGGTGTCGATGAAAAAGTTGGTTGTTCTGTGGGCCTGCTGGGCGACCTGCAGGGGCAGTATGGGCGGCGAGGGCAGGCTGGGAGAAAGGGAGACGCATTCTCCCTCGCTGCTATCCGTACTGTTCAGTTCCCGATGCTCCTCCATCGCTGCTTCTCTGAGGAATGTGGTTTTCTCAGTCCTCTTCCACTTTGTGAAAATTTGCTTGTATCCACAATTTTTCTACAAACACCATAACATACACATTTTCTCTCCGTAGTGTTGTTGATAAGTGCAATTATTCGCAAATTGTAGACGTCCTCGGTGCTCGGGGCTCCGGCGCGTCATGGTCGGTGACTTACAATATGACTGATAATAGTTTGTATTTTGCATTgctctcacacacccacagtgCTTCACCGCTTTATGGTAGTCGAAGTCCTCATATCACATCACCATGCGGGCATACTGGTACACACGCACTTACTGGAGGCGCATGTTTAATAGCCAAAGTTGACTGGGCCAATCATCGACCGGGACAGTTTTGGTCATGAGGTGACGACGTCCAATAATGTCTTGCGTTTCTGAACAGAGCAGATATTTAGCGGCCAGCAGGCTTCACGAAAAAAATTTATTATAACTGTCTCGCATCTTCAGTGGTTCAGTGTTACACCTTTTACAGTTTAGGgagaggagaacacacacacacacacacacacagcaatggcCTACAGCTGCGTACAAGCTTATACCACAAACCAGCTCTCATTCTTATGTTCAGTACAAACTAAGCTGTACACTTGCATTTTCATATGCGTTTACTCAAAACAGACACAACTGCAGTTTGAGGCACACTCCACCTCTATCGTTTTATTTTCCCTTCAGAGGCACAGCCAGGCTGCATGGTTTTCCCTCTAAAAAAGCGCGTTCTTATCTCTGCTTCGTAAGAGAGGACTGCCGGCGGATAATTTATAGGTTTTAATTACTCCTTATTCATCACCTGGTTGCAGGAGAAAAGATATTCAAAGCTTGTCAATGTCACTGAGCCAACACTTCATCAcaatgagaaaagaagaaaagctgaTGAGCATCGTGTCCTGGAAAACAGAACATATCTGGTTTTTGGTGGAAGTAAGAAGGCCCAGAAGCAGTTCttaaaaaggaaggaaggaagtgcAGTTTTCTTTTGTGCTATAACCATGGCAAATATGTCACTACCACTTCACTCTGTGTACATTGTTGTCTGTAAAGATGCAGTACAGccttaatcacacacacactgagagagaaggagagagagctaTTTACCATAACTGTCTTTACCCTTCAATTTATACTTAAAAAGAAGATTCAATGTGAAATCATCTGTGCTTTCACTACAGGGAAGATCTACATGAGGATACCAGCGAAACACAACATATAATCAAATTTTACAATGTCTTATTTCATTGtgaattattgttattattgtaaaataaacacatcaaacatttaaataaactacGGGTTGATTAATGTTAATTTTTTCTCCTAATGGcaataatagtaacacactgCTATTGCACTTTTTCTAAACAACAAGTGATTATTTAACGAAATTAACCCTTAGTTATGAAATGTGATCCTCTGTAGAAGCTCTAACATTC includes:
- the LOC109637369 gene encoding homeobox protein engrailed-1-B-like, whose protein sequence is MEEHRELNSTDSSEGECVSLSPSLPSPPILPLQVAQQAHRTTNFFIDTILRPDFGSKKELGLGSRERAHTSGRERSRPSIPGTLCQDSNCSSDSISSSTSSASLVSPQKNIGSDEGDAAAVSDGNNSVKAEERNGGGDGENNSSSLVVLNGTGAPTPETQPLLWPAWVYCTRYSDRPSSVGPRTRKLKKSKSGKEDKRPRTAFTAEQLQRLKTEFQVNRYITEQRRQSLAHELNLNESQIKIWFQNKRAKIKKASGFKNGLALQLMAQGLYNHSTTTVQEDKEDSD